Genomic segment of Arachis hypogaea cultivar Tifrunner chromosome 16, arahy.Tifrunner.gnm2.J5K5, whole genome shotgun sequence:
CTGGCATTGTCCACATTTGAATCCATACTGGAATTCTTGTATAGTCCTCTTCTTCCACCTTCATATTAGGACTCCACCATTTTAAATGTATCATAAATTGTCTGAACAACCATGGAGACCCCTTTCCACCCAGATAACATCAGcttctttattaaagaaaaattgaaaaatattctctCCGTGTGATTTAACTCGGAATCCCTCTGGATAATTCCAAATTGCAGTAAAAGCACCCTCCATTGTACCACTACTAAATCTCTTATCCGCCATTAATCTCCCTATCAAATTTTTTGCACAAGTTTCAATCCCTTCCCTCACATCTTCCACTTCAAGGTTCACGAtctcttccacttcttctcctAGAGAATTAGGATTTTGAGTTCCACGTACCTCCCTTACTGCCATGTAGAATTTGTGTAGAAGAAGATAGAAGAgtcaaaagaaagaagatcctcACAATAATTTGTGCTTATGACTTACTGATTGAAGAAAAATTTAAGAATCACAAAAAACTCTAGCAGAGTCATAAAACTCTACCAAAGCACAAAAAATCTTAGCAGAGCATTTTTAAAGAGTACGTACTCTCACGAATGTATGTAGATttagtttgataaaattttttacaaaagCCCTTGTAACtttaaaaagtataaattttttattttatatttgataaattaaaaaaaattatatatttgtgtttatAGTTTTTAAAAGATATGGATACGTATAAACATatttaagataaaattttttaaagttgacttatacttattaaaattaaaaaatataatataatctcgtacattaattaatttttaaatttaatttttatatttatgtctattatagtatttttaaattttaaaaattatattatcaaatacaattattgttgcttgtgcttattaaaaattatttttaatttaacttattaAATATAGATGCTACAAGTctacaatttttataaattatcttttaaaaattaacttttataagttacttttaaaaaataaaaattttatcaaacaagCCTGAGTtattaattaacttttaatttcactcatttaacttcttttaaatttatatgaAATAATTTTGGATCAAATGTAATTTATTACAACAATTattaaaacaagaaagaaaatactACGTCTAaggtaattattaaaaaaaaagctaaagatttagggttgattcaattttaataatatctAAGTAATTTCTAAGAGATTGATTTACAATAGATACTTTCATAAAACTAACGGATGATGGCTATAAAGTATAAATCCCTAGTTCCATAGGCACAGATGatcaattttcttcttcttaaagCATCATGTTATTCCATTAAATATGTGCCTATAACAAGAAAGGATAGAGAAAAATACCCACCAATCCATGATTTCACATAGGGCTGTTGATAAAATAACCAAATTGTAGTTGATcggttaaaaaattataactatattttagttaattaatttaataaaataatttaaaaaatcagtttttaactgGTTAAccaaaactaaattttatataacttttgtgtttaaattggttaactaatttttttgtaaaaaccagtttttaaccgattaaaaatcgatttttatttaaaaaaaaaatcaaaattttctatataaaaattagtttcttttaaaaccaattattttttaaaattggtttttatttttataactgattaaaatttggtttttgaattttctaaccggttaatgactaattttattacataaaatcaatttgattaattaaccaaattatatttttgacTAACCTAAAAACAGGTTTAATTTTTGGATTAATCAAACCATGAACAACCCTTCAcacaatttcaaaaatatattcttaaattaTATATGAAAATTATGAGGTTTATCCTATCTAGAGCTAGTTCATACATTAATTTCTCAATTCATgcaaaaatccaaaatcaatttaTGAGGAGTCAAACTCAAATTTATCAATCTTATCGTTAAGTtctcaatgaattttaaggattAAGTGGATAATACATAGCATGTaactataaattcaaattcagccTCTCACTCACAGTATTATAGTGCATCACAAAATTATCAGAGtgctttaattaattaaatttcatTGCTTGTAGCTAGATTGGTGAGTAATAATATAAATACTCTTGTGTTTCATGTAACAATGTGTATATCTCTGTTTCTATGGCAAGCCCACCCACTCTacccttttcttcttttcaacaaCAGAGACGAGTATCACAACAGGCACgtgtttcaattcaatttatttttctccttttaagcaaaactaatttcttttaatgaatgatttatttaatttaatttggttaAGGTTAGGCCTACGAAGGCAGTGTCATGGTGGGAAGGTTGTGACGTATTGGGAGGAAAAGATGAGATAGGAGGAGGGACATGGATGGCTTGTTCCAAAGAAGGAAAGGTTGCTTTTCTTACCAATGTGTTGGAGCTTCATTCTTCTCCCCAAGCCAAATCGCGTGGTGACCTACCTCTCTTGTTTCTTAAGGTAAAGTATTGTGTCAACGGTATGGTTCATTAATCAAATAAAGAGAAAGTTGTATAATCAGATAACATGAATGCAGAGCAGCAAGAGACCCAAAGAATTTGCAGAAAGCCTAAAAGGAGAGGCTGATAAGTACAATGGGTTCAACTTAATTGTTGCAGATATTGAGTCAAAATCCATGGTATACATCTCCAACAGGCCCAAAGGACAACAGATTAGCATTCAGGAGGTTTCTCCAGGACTGCATGTGCTCTCCAATGCCAAACTTGACACGCCATGGCACAAGGTATATATATGTTACTACATATGCATAAGAATTTCAAAATGGTAGGAtaacacattttttttattaatattacctACATCAATaccttatttttatattattagaatttaaatttataatttaatacaaaaatttaaaatattaataaaaaataataaattttattaatcatataatattattataagaaatttactcttttataccgccaaataacttggcataatttgtttattattacatcatacattataaaatttataaaaatattatttgtatattaaaattagtcactagatatttgtgtataaatatatgtatagtttaatttatttttaatatgtattttatatttc
This window contains:
- the LOC112759166 gene encoding uncharacterized protein, with the translated sequence MCISLFLWQAHPLYPFLLFNNRDEYHNRPTKAVSWWEGCDVLGGKDEIGGGTWMACSKEGKVAFLTNVLELHSSPQAKSRGDLPLLFLKSSKRPKEFAESLKGEADKYNGFNLIVADIESKSMVYISNRPKGQQISIQEVSPGLHVLSNAKLDTPWHKTQRLEVSFKEQLAKYGKGEIPVKEMMKKILKDKVKAEECGLPHICSLDWELNLSSIFVEIETPLGLYGTRSSAALVVRSGGGEASFFEEYLDDGIWKEHVTDFSMMV